CGCGTGCGCTTCCGCTGCCGCGGCCGCTTCCGCTCCCGCTTCCGCTGCCGCTCCCGCTCCCGCTTCCGCGTGCGCTTCCGCTCCCGCTCCCGCGTGCGCTCCCGCTCCCGCTCCCGCGTGCGCTCCCGCTCCCGCTCCCGCTCCCGCTCCCGCTCCCGCTCCCGCTCCCGCTCCCGCTCCCGCGTGCGCTCCCGCTCCCGCTCCCGCGTGCGCTCCCGCTCTCGCTCCCGCCGCTCCCGCTCCCGCCGCTCCCGCTCCCGCCTCCGCTCGCCTTCCGCCTCCGCTCCGCCTGAGCTCGAACTTCGCCCGGGGCGGGCTTGCCTCCCTGCTCAGTCGTAGCGCTTCGGGGTGTCGGCGCCGACGGCGGCCATGGCCTGGAACACGGCCATGTGGCGCATGATCTTCAGCTTCGATCCCTCGACGCGATAGTCCGGCGAGGCGATCGCGCGGGCCACGCTGACCTCGCCCTTGTCGAGCTTGACCCAGAGATCGTACGGGGCGCTGCTGCGGGCGAAGGCGCCCTCGAGCGGCTCCTCGCGGATGGCTGGCGAGGGCGACGGGCCTTCGCGTCGCTCCATCGAGACGGCGCCCTTCTCGATGCGGTAGGTGACCGAGACGTCCTTGCCCTCCGGCGTGTCGAAGCAGCGGAACACCACGGCGTCGTCCAGCTTCTTGGCCGCCTTCTGGAACCGGTCGTCTCGGTTCAGCGCGTCGACGTAGCGTTCGTTGTAGGGCTCGGACCAGAAGAGCTCGCTCATGTTTCCTCCGGGATGGGTCGGGCGGCGCCGAACGGGTGGACCACGGGCGCCCCCTCACGCGCGAGGCGCTCGCGCGCCGCCTCGAACACGGCCCGGTAGCGATAGAAGGGCACCCGCGGGAAGAGGTGATGCACCAGGTGCAGGTTCTGACCCAGAAGCGGCGCGTCGAGCAAGCGGACGTCCACGGCGCGCGTGTCGTGGAAGCGCTCGCGGCGCTGATGCGGGTGGTGTGGCAGCCAGTCGAAGAAGAAGGCGAGCACCGCCGCGGCCACGATCGCCGGGCCGACCCAGAGCGCGAGCACCTCGAGCCAGAGCCCCGAGAGCGAGAGCCCGCCCGCCAGCAGCGCGAACGCCGCGAGCCCGATGAGCATGGACGCCCGCTCGCGCCGCGCCGCCTTCGAACGCGATGCCGAGCCCACGAGGAACGCCTCGTAGTAGCGAGGGAGGGTCAGCAGGCAGCGGAGCGGCGCCGCCCACGCCGGGCCGGCCACGAAGTAGTCCGGGTCCTTCTCCGGGTGGTTCGTGTAGCTGTGGTGCCGGAGGTGCAGCACGCGGAACGCGGGGTAGGGCGCGAAGAGGGTCACGCTCGCGATCCAGCCGCTGAGCTCTCCGGCCCACTTCAGCTCTCGCCGGCTCCCGTGCACGTTCCCGTGGCTGGCCTCGTGCATCACGGTGAACGCGAGATAGGCGGCCAGGGTCGCGGCCAGGCTCCCCAGCCAGAGCGGCATCACGCCGAGCAGCACGCCGCCCCACGCGCCGGCCACGAGCGCGATCACGGCCAGCAAGAGCAGCAGCGTCGGCCACGCGAAGGCGCCGACGTGGGCGCGCCAGATCGCGTCGTCACGCATGCATCACCTCGTCCCAGGAGAGGCCGGCCCCTCCGACCGCGCCGGCCAGCGCGCCGGTCAGGAGCGCGAGCATCGCGTCCGCGTCGACCTCGGGCTGCGACAGCCACTCGAGGCAGGCGTGCTCCGCGAAGCACACCCAGCCGTAGATCGCGAGCGCCAGCGTCGGCGTGGGCTTCGCCCGCATGCGGCTCGTCACGCGGCTCACGGTGGTCCGGCGCAGGCGCTCCACGATCTCCGCGACCTGCGGATCGACGCCGAGCCCGCCCTGGACGAGCACGCGGTAGACGTCGCCGTGGTCCGCCACCCAGCGCAGGTAGCGCTCGAGCGCGCGCTGGAGCGCGTCGACGAACGCCATGTCGCTCTCGGGCTCGGTGAGGATCGAGACCTGCCCCGCGATCGCCTCCACCGTCGCGACGTAGAAGCCGCGCCGGCCGCCGAAGTAGTTGTAGAGCAGCCCCTTCGAGACCCCGGCCCGCGCCGCGATCTGGTCCATGGTGAACGCGTCCGCGGGGTGCTCCGCGAAGAAGCCCTGGCCGAAGGCGAGCAGCTCCTCGCGGCGCTCTTCGGGGCTGAGTCGGCGTCTCATGCCGAGAGCCTGGATCGTTGCTGACGATTCGTCAATGACGATTCGTCAGTAGGGTGAGGCCCCGATCGGCGCCTACCTGAGACGTCGTGGAGCGGACAGCCCAACCCGCGCGCGGCTTCGGCGCGCTCGCCATCACCCTGCTCGTGCTCAGCATCACGGTGCAGGTCGGCGCGTTCCTGTTTCAGCGGATCGCGGGGCTCCGAACCGCGACCGGCTCCGCGGTCAGCACGTGGGGCGACCCCTACTTCTTCGGCAGCGTCGCCTTCCTCGCGGTGAACGGCCTCGTCTGGCCCTTCGTGCTGCGGCGCATCCCGCTCAGCCGCGCCTACCCCTTCACCGCGTTCATCCCTCCGCTCAACCTCGTCGCCGCGGCGTTCGTGCTCGGCGAGCCGGTGGGCGGCCTCCACGTGCTCGGCATGGCGCTGGTGGCGGTGGGCGTCTGGATCCTCGCCGGGAGAGAGCGATGAGCGCGCTCGGGCTCGCCCACGTCTACGTGCTCGGCGCGGTCGCGATGACCGGCGTGGGTCAGGTCCTGGTCAAGCAGGCGAGCACCCGGGCCGAGACCGGCCTGCGCATCTTCACCAGCTGGCGGCTGGTGCTCGGCTACACGTTCCTCTTCGGGATGACGCTCCTGACCCAGCTCGCCCTGCACGACATGACCCTTCGCGAGCTGAGCGTCTGGATCACGCTCACCTATCCGCTGACGATCGGGCTCAGCGCCCTCTGGCTCGAGGAGCGCGTGGGCCTGCGGGAGCTGCTCGGCCTCGGCGTGCTCGTCGTGGGCCTGGTCGTCTTCTCGCTCGCTTGATGGCTGGACATCTCGTGCCCGCGGCGGACACGCGGTGTCGGTCGATGACGACCGAGCCGGATCGGCGAGCCCCTCCTCTCGCTGGCCTGCGTCTTGCCAAGCCTGCGCTCACCAAGGAGGGAATGACATGACCGCTCGCGAGAAGATCGAAAACCTGACGCTGCTCTGGGTCCTCTACTGCCTCGGCGGCTCCGCGCTGACGTTCTTCACGGGCGGGTTCGGGCTGATCAACCTCGTCGTGACGCTCATCGGCGCCGCGGTGGGCGTCGGCGTCACCGTGCTCATCGGGCACGCCCTGGTGGGCCGCAACGGCTTCGTCCGAATGGTCGTGTCGGCCCTGGCCGCCATCTCCGCCGTGGCCGGCGTATTCGGCATCGCCAAGCTCGGGCTGGCCTTCTTCGCGACCTGGTCACTCGGTCTGCTCGTCCCGATCGTCGTCACCGGCGCGGCCACGGCGATGAACGTGCACTCGCTCCGCGTGCTCTTCTCCAGCTCGGTCCGCCGCTACTTCCGTTAGAGAGTTGATCCCCGCGGGCACGGGCACGGGCACGGGCAAGGGCACGGGAGCAGGCTGCTGACAGCAGCCTGCTGGCTACGCCTGCGCGGTGGAGCTCGGCACGTAGTCCGCGTCGTAGATGTCGAGCTCTTTCTTGAGCGTGGCCGGCATCCAGTCGTCGTCCTCGCGCGGCGCGGAGAGCACGAGCGGGTTGCCCTCGTAGTCGAGGCGCTTGCCCGGCCAGACGTACGCTTCGAACGCGTACTTCAGCAGGCTCGTGCGATCGAGGTTGGGGTGGATGTGGGGCGCCAGCTCCTTCGCGTGCGCCTCGGGGAGCAGGCTCCAGTGCAGGCCGGGGCGCATGTGGTGCATCCCGTGGAAGCCGTTGTTGAAGGTGAACCAGTTGATCAGCGCGCCCTTGAAGTTGCGGCTGTGGTTGAACTCGTGGCTCCCGTCGCAGCCGTCGTGCTGGACGAAGTTGATGCCCATGATGCCCCACGCCGCGTACTGATGCGGGATGAGCACGAAGACCACGAACTTGATCGGGTCGAGCACGAGCAGGACCACGAGGAACGCCACGTAGACCACCAGCTCGACCAGGAACTGCCGATACCACTTCGGGTTCTTGGTCTTCATGGCCTTCACGAAGCGGGCGTTGTCCTTGAAGATAGGCGGGCCCACCACGAACATGAAGAGGAGCTGGTTCAGCAGGTTCCAGCGGAAGCGCATCTTGTCGGTGCGCATCCGGTCCTTGGTCTGCTGCGTGTACTTGTGGTGGCTGAGGTTGTGCCCGGGCACGAACATGCTGACCGGGTGGCCGTAGGTCAGGCTCAGCGCGACCTGGAAGACGCTGTTGAGCCCGCGGCTCTTGAAGACCGGGCAGTGCACCGTGTTGTGGGTGATCACGGCGCAGAAGAACGACAGCAGGCTGAGGACGCCCGCGAAGCCCACCCAGGCGTACCAGGGCATGTCCACGGTGTAGACGACACCGATGAGCACGAAGTAGGTCAGGACGAACGCAATCGAGCGTAGGTCGGCGGTGTGACGCAGCATCTCGAGCCTCTCACCCAGGAAAATCGGCCGCGCGGCCGGGGCCCAATATTGAACGCGCAGCCCGGCCTGTCCACCGCCCGGGCTGCGCGGACTCTCACTCGACTCCGAGGAGGGTGGAGCCGATCAGCACGCCGCCCGCCACGTACGTCCCCGTGTCCGAGTCGGGCAGGATGTCGTAGGTGTGCGCGTGGCGATACGGGACGTGGGCGATCTCGACGATGTCCACCCCGTCGATCGCGTCCCCCGGCGCGAGCGCGTCGAAGCGCCGCCCGTCGGCCGTGGGGTGACCGCCGCTGATCTCGAGCACGCGCCCGGTCGCGAGGGTCACCTGCACCACCGCGTGATCCTGGACGCGCGTGCGGCGCGCGACGCGGATGGGGCGCGGCTGGAGCCGGCCCTGGTGCAGCGACAGCACGAGGTCGCCCTCCGCGAGGGTCGCGATCGGCCGCTCGCCCTTCGGCGTGTCGATCGGCGTGTCCGGCGACGCGCAGATCGCGCCCCACGCGCAAGCGAAGTCGCGCGGCGTGCAGATCCCCATTCGCCCGGTCCCGGGGCCGCCCATCGGCCGGTTGCACAGGGGCCGGCTCGCGTCGGTGCAGTCGGCGTCCGTGCTGCACGCGGTGGTGCAGAGGCAACGCTCGAGCGGCCCCCCGGCCGGACAGCAGAGGCACATCGTGCCCGCGCCGTCACAGCGTCCGCGCGTCATGCCCTCGCAGAGGGGCCCTGCGTCGGCGGGCGGTCCTGCGTCGGTGGGCCCTGCGTCGACGAGCCCTGCGTCGCTGGACCCTGCGTCGCTGGACCCTGCGTCGTCGCCTGATCCCGCGTCGTCGCCCGATCCCGCGTCGTCGCCCGACCCCGCGTCACGGCCGACGGTGGCGTCCATCCCGCCTCCGTCGCCGCGCGCGCCCGCGTCGCCCACGTCGTTCGACTCCCCGCAGCCGATCGCGGCGAGCGCCATCAAGAAGACCCCGTACCGATAACAAGCCATGCGCTTCCCTCCCACCGACAGCCTGGAGGAAGAACCACGGGCTCGTCCATCTCTCGGCCCGCGCGCGAGACCGCTGGGTAGGATGCCCATGCGTCGCTTCTCGATCTCGTGCTCGTTCTCGGCCTGTCGGGTCTCGGCGAAGCCGACCGTGAGCGCATCCGGCGCACGATCGAGCGCGTCTACGGGCAGATCTCCGACCCGCGCCTCCGACACTCGGTCCTCGGCGCTGTCCAGCGCACGCACGACCCTCGATACGTGTCGTTCTCGAGCGCCATCGCGTTGGACCCCGACGCCGACCTGGCGCTCCGGTCGTCCGCGCTCGCGGCGGCCACCGCGCTCGCGACCGGCGCGGACGCCGAGCGCTTGCTGCGGGTCATGGAGCGCGAGACCGAGCTGCGCGAGCCGCTCGCCGAGCAGCGCGCGGCGCTCGAGGCGACCGTGCGCTGCGATCGCGACGACGCGTGCTGGCGCGCCCTCCTCTACGCGGATGACCCTCGCGTCGCGCGCAAGGCGGCCCAGATGCTCGCGCAGATCGGCGTGCGTGAGGCGCCAGCGATGCAGGCGCTCCTCGCCCAGCTGCCGCATCCGGACGTCACGGTGCGCTTGGCCGTGTTGGAGGCGATCGATCGACTGTGTCCGAACGGCTGCGAGGCGGCGATCGACGCGATCGATGCGCTGGGCGACGCCGAGGAGGGGCGATCCTCGTGGAACGGGATCCGGGCTGGAGCGATGGCCGTTCGGGGGCGCCAGCGTTTGCGCCTCCAGGAACGCGAGGAATCCGAGAGGGGGCTCTGATCGGGGGACCTCCGGTGGTATCTTCGCCAGCCTCGGAGGGGCGATGGCCGAACGCGTGATGCAATTGGAGTCTCAGTCGTCGGAGCTGAGCCCGGACGAAGTCGAGCTGACCGGCGTCGACGGCGTCGAGACGCTCAGCGGGCTCTACCGCTACTCGCTCCGCTTCGTGACCATCGGCGAGATGGGTCTCAGCCCGGAGGCGCAGCAAGACATCTTGCGAAATCCCTGTCGCGTCCGCTTCGGGACCACCGACGACGAGCACGAGGTGTTCGGGGTGCTCGCCAACCTTCGCATGCACAGCGTGAGCGTCGCGCGGGACATCCGCTTCAGCGCGGAGCTCGTGCCGAGGCTGTGGCGCGCCACGCTGACGCGCCGGAGCCGCGTCTTCCAGGACCTGGACGTCCCCGGCATCCTGCGGGCCGTGCTGACCGAGCACGGGCTCGAGGAGGGCGCGGGGTTCGAGATGCGGCTCGACGCGAGCTACCCGGTCAGCGAGTACACCGTCCAGTACCAGGAGTCCGACTTCGACTTCATCAGCCGGCTGATGGAGCACCACGGGATCTTCTACTTCTTCCGTCAGAACCCGGACGGCGAGCTGATGGTCATCGGAGACGCGAACCGCGCCTTCGACAAGATCGCGGACGAGCCGATCGAGTACGCGCGCGACGGCGCGCCGCCCGGCATGGCCGCCGGCGTCCACCGGCTCGAGCGCGTCGTGCAGCCGCGGCCGGCGGGGGTCGTGCTCCGTGACTACAACTGGCGCACGCCCGACGTGCAGCTGCAGGTGGACGCGCCCGTCGATCAGGTGACCGGCGTCGGCTTCGTCAACGCCTACGGCGACCACTTCAAGACGGCGGG
This genomic stretch from Sandaracinaceae bacterium harbors:
- a CDS encoding fatty acid desaturase, producing MRDDAIWRAHVGAFAWPTLLLLLAVIALVAGAWGGVLLGVMPLWLGSLAATLAAYLAFTVMHEASHGNVHGSRRELKWAGELSGWIASVTLFAPYPAFRVLHLRHHSYTNHPEKDPDYFVAGPAWAAPLRCLLTLPRYYEAFLVGSASRSKAARRERASMLIGLAAFALLAGGLSLSGLWLEVLALWVGPAIVAAAVLAFFFDWLPHHPHQRRERFHDTRAVDVRLLDAPLLGQNLHLVHHLFPRVPFYRYRAVFEAARERLAREGAPVVHPFGAARPIPEET
- a CDS encoding TetR/AcrR family transcriptional regulator, coding for MRRRLSPEERREELLAFGQGFFAEHPADAFTMDQIAARAGVSKGLLYNYFGGRRGFYVATVEAIAGQVSILTEPESDMAFVDALQRALERYLRWVADHGDVYRVLVQGGLGVDPQVAEIVERLRRTTVSRVTSRMRAKPTPTLALAIYGWVCFAEHACLEWLSQPEVDADAMLALLTGALAGAVGGAGLSWDEVMHA
- a CDS encoding fatty acid desaturase produces the protein MLRHTADLRSIAFVLTYFVLIGVVYTVDMPWYAWVGFAGVLSLLSFFCAVITHNTVHCPVFKSRGLNSVFQVALSLTYGHPVSMFVPGHNLSHHKYTQQTKDRMRTDKMRFRWNLLNQLLFMFVVGPPIFKDNARFVKAMKTKNPKWYRQFLVELVVYVAFLVVLLVLDPIKFVVFVLIPHQYAAWGIMGINFVQHDGCDGSHEFNHSRNFKGALINWFTFNNGFHGMHHMRPGLHWSLLPEAHAKELAPHIHPNLDRTSLLKYAFEAYVWPGKRLDYEGNPLVLSAPREDDDWMPATLKKELDIYDADYVPSSTAQA
- the tssI gene encoding type VI secretion system tip protein TssI/VgrG, whose amino-acid sequence is MAERVMQLESQSSELSPDEVELTGVDGVETLSGLYRYSLRFVTIGEMGLSPEAQQDILRNPCRVRFGTTDDEHEVFGVLANLRMHSVSVARDIRFSAELVPRLWRATLTRRSRVFQDLDVPGILRAVLTEHGLEEGAGFEMRLDASYPVSEYTVQYQESDFDFISRLMEHHGIFYFFRQNPDGELMVIGDANRAFDKIADEPIEYARDGAPPGMAAGVHRLERVVQPRPAGVVLRDYNWRTPDVQLQVDAPVDQVTGVGFVNAYGDHFKTAGEGSALAQVRAEELLVDQERYELRTSIPQLAPGHRLELASHPLGEMDQEYVVTRVRRSTGQNEEGREDGAEWQEVEAIPHRVAFRPARVTERPRILGLMHGHVDGEVPGTAAPIDELGRYKILLPFDLVGQPGGKASRWVRLAQPASGAGFGIHFPLHIGVEVVVSHLDGDPDRPVIVASPPNTKTITPVTSNNATQSKIRTQTGIRITFDDDVV